One Thauera sp. K11 DNA window includes the following coding sequences:
- a CDS encoding heavy metal translocating P-type ATPase, with translation MMGGGWFSLLEPVHATRGRVRFRYGCRAGAPREPRQIERAVAALDGVAKVRINAAARALVIDFEPGRTDAGALGAAILGLAPPVLPARPGRGNGEVSMAPVALSGATLLATRALRPQLQAPVAFGTAIPLLGEAMDDFLEKGVTSHVLEAMAVAISIGRRDFLTANTTSFLLALGEYLEESIEQRSDELLKHLLKPAVSEVWVERGGAEVQVDAAEVRVGDTVIAATGTVIPVDGTVLGGEALVNEATMTGESVPVARRRGDPVLSGTLVDEGRLRIYAEKVGAQAAAARIADFVEQSLAAKSNTQLEAARLADRLVPMVLGLAGATWLVARDWQRVAAVLQADYSCALKLSTPVAFKAAMYEAGRSGMLVKGARALERLADADTFVFDKTGTLTSGALKVTDSVALRAGYTPEDLINLAASVEEHYFHPMALAVVQASHRLDHPHHFDHKEVQFIVAHGVASVIDGKRIVVGSRHFVEDDEGVSTRDHLDVIDRLRREGKTLLYIAYDGELLGLLALSDTLRPNSAATVARLRRLGARRIVMLTGDHPERAQAMAGELRLDAFHAGLLPQDKARILKQLADEGARIAFVGDGVNDAPALTGAHVGISMHNGADVARLASDIALLEDDIGRVADAKALALATRRLIDSNFKLTVGLNTAVLSAAAFGFLSPVAASALHNGSTIAILLRALAGAGLPRQRRRQRAAAPARLPVSELAG, from the coding sequence ATGATGGGCGGCGGCTGGTTCTCGCTGCTGGAGCCGGTGCATGCCACCCGCGGCCGGGTGCGCTTCCGCTACGGCTGCCGCGCCGGCGCGCCGCGGGAACCTAGGCAGATCGAGCGCGCGGTGGCGGCGCTGGACGGCGTGGCGAAGGTGCGCATCAACGCGGCGGCGCGCGCGCTGGTGATCGACTTCGAGCCCGGGCGCACCGATGCCGGCGCGCTGGGCGCGGCCATCCTCGGCCTGGCGCCGCCGGTGCTCCCGGCACGGCCGGGCAGGGGCAACGGCGAGGTGAGCATGGCGCCGGTGGCGCTGAGCGGCGCCACGCTGCTGGCCACCCGCGCGCTGCGCCCGCAACTGCAGGCGCCGGTCGCGTTCGGCACGGCGATCCCGCTGCTGGGCGAGGCGATGGACGATTTCCTCGAAAAGGGCGTCACCTCGCACGTGCTGGAGGCAATGGCGGTGGCGATCTCGATTGGCCGCCGCGACTTCCTGACCGCTAACACCACGTCCTTCCTGCTCGCGCTGGGCGAGTATCTCGAAGAGTCGATCGAACAGCGCTCCGACGAACTGCTCAAGCACCTGCTCAAGCCGGCGGTGAGCGAAGTGTGGGTCGAGCGCGGCGGCGCCGAGGTGCAGGTCGATGCCGCCGAGGTGCGCGTGGGCGACACGGTGATCGCCGCCACCGGCACGGTGATCCCGGTCGACGGCACGGTGCTGGGCGGGGAGGCGCTGGTCAACGAAGCGACGATGACCGGCGAGAGCGTGCCGGTGGCGCGGCGCCGCGGCGACCCGGTGCTGTCGGGCACGCTGGTCGACGAGGGCCGCCTGCGCATCTATGCCGAAAAGGTCGGCGCGCAGGCGGCCGCGGCGCGCATCGCCGATTTCGTCGAGCAGTCGCTCGCCGCCAAGAGCAACACCCAGCTCGAAGCCGCCCGCCTGGCCGACCGCCTGGTGCCGATGGTGCTGGGGCTGGCCGGCGCTACCTGGCTGGTGGCGCGCGACTGGCAGCGCGTGGCCGCGGTGCTGCAGGCCGACTATTCGTGCGCGCTCAAGCTGTCCACGCCGGTCGCCTTCAAGGCGGCGATGTACGAGGCCGGCAGGTCCGGCATGCTGGTGAAGGGCGCCCGCGCGCTGGAACGCCTGGCCGACGCCGACACCTTCGTGTTCGACAAGACCGGCACGCTGACCAGCGGCGCGCTGAAGGTGACCGATTCCGTCGCCCTGCGGGCCGGCTACACGCCGGAAGACCTGATCAACCTCGCCGCGTCGGTCGAGGAGCACTATTTCCACCCCATGGCGCTGGCGGTGGTGCAGGCGTCGCACCGGCTGGATCATCCGCACCACTTCGACCACAAGGAAGTGCAGTTCATCGTCGCCCACGGCGTGGCCAGCGTCATCGACGGCAAGCGCATCGTCGTCGGCTCGCGCCACTTCGTCGAGGACGACGAAGGCGTTTCCACCCGCGACCACCTCGACGTGATCGACCGCCTGCGCCGCGAAGGCAAGACGCTGCTCTACATCGCCTACGACGGCGAACTGCTCGGACTCCTGGCGTTGAGCGACACGCTGCGCCCCAACAGCGCGGCGACGGTGGCGCGGCTGCGCCGGCTCGGCGCCAGGCGCATCGTCATGCTCACCGGCGACCATCCCGAGCGCGCGCAGGCGATGGCCGGGGAACTGCGGCTGGACGCCTTCCACGCCGGCCTGCTGCCGCAAGACAAGGCGCGCATCCTGAAGCAGCTCGCTGACGAGGGTGCCCGCATCGCCTTCGTGGGCGACGGCGTCAACGATGCGCCCGCGCTCACCGGCGCGCACGTCGGCATCTCGATGCACAACGGCGCCGACGTCGCGCGCCTGGCGTCGGACATCGCGCTGCTGGAAGACGACATCGGCCGCGTCGCCGACGCGAAGGCGCTGGCCCTGGCCACGCGGCGCCTGATCGACAGCAACTTCAAGCTCACCGTGGGCCTGAACACCGCGGTGCTGTCGGCCGCCGCCTTCGGCTTCCTGAGCCCGGTGGCCGCCTCGGCGCTGCACAACGGCAGCACCATCGCGATTCTGCTGCGCGCACTGGCGGGCGCCGGCCTGCCGCGGCAGCGGCGGCGGCAACGCGCCGCGGCGCCGGC
- a CDS encoding ferritin-like domain-containing protein, with translation MQNYDELILRGRRIDSAAPFPVLHQAVRIAMYEEYAARSFHARVVEAFGPRPPFADVLRSQEQQVAALAALCERFGIPRPLDPFPQQTSVAPLWLANCERAMAGEAGKIRLYGYLLANVAEPEARRVLQDLQATAFERHLPAFRQAVSDAQAQESYHAARGIPPQQAYVRHGPVSDFLERALAQLGPHAGPLGLFSPLLRRAHPAMLAGMVAGGAGSYLLKNRIGRHRKEN, from the coding sequence ATGCAGAACTATGACGAACTGATCCTGCGCGGCCGGCGCATCGATTCCGCCGCGCCCTTCCCCGTGCTGCACCAGGCGGTGCGGATCGCGATGTACGAAGAGTATGCGGCGCGCAGTTTCCATGCCCGCGTCGTGGAGGCGTTCGGCCCGCGCCCGCCCTTCGCCGACGTGCTGCGCTCGCAGGAGCAGCAGGTGGCGGCGCTGGCGGCGCTGTGCGAGCGCTTCGGCATTCCGCGCCCGCTGGACCCCTTCCCGCAGCAGACCTCGGTGGCGCCGCTGTGGCTGGCCAACTGCGAGCGTGCGATGGCCGGCGAGGCCGGCAAGATCCGGCTGTACGGCTACCTGCTGGCGAACGTCGCCGAGCCCGAGGCGCGGCGCGTGCTGCAGGACCTGCAGGCGACCGCCTTCGAGCGCCATCTGCCCGCCTTCCGCCAGGCGGTGTCCGATGCGCAGGCGCAGGAAAGCTACCACGCCGCGCGCGGCATTCCGCCGCAGCAGGCGTACGTCCGCCACGGGCCGGTGTCGGATTTCCTCGAGCGGGCGCTGGCCCAGCTGGGGCCGCATGCCGGCCCGCTCGGCCTCTTCAGTCCGCTCCTGCGTCGAGCACACCCCGCCATGCTGGCCGGCATGGTCGCGGGGGGCGCCGGGAGCTACCTGTTGAAGAACAGGATCGGCCGCCATCGAAAGGAGAATTGA
- a CDS encoding heavy-metal-associated domain-containing protein translates to MAPGFDELRGGLAGVRIAHHIRGRVRLKLEPQEAAFELPDRRVRAFQDILDRIPGVHAVQLNLLARSCTVRYDPDVIPMQAWGDFMAGVDSGAAEILERILHDAWREIRNAEL, encoded by the coding sequence ATGGCGCCTGGCTTTGACGAACTGCGTGGCGGCCTCGCGGGCGTGCGCATCGCGCATCACATCCGCGGCCGCGTGAGGCTCAAGCTGGAGCCGCAAGAGGCGGCCTTCGAGCTGCCCGACAGGCGCGTGCGGGCCTTCCAGGACATCCTCGACCGCATCCCCGGCGTGCATGCAGTGCAGCTCAACCTGCTCGCACGCTCATGCACCGTGCGCTACGACCCCGACGTGATCCCGATGCAGGCGTGGGGCGATTTCATGGCCGGCGTCGATTCCGGCGCGGCGGAGATCCTCGAGCGCATTCTCCACGACGCGTGGCGGGAGATCCGCAATGCAGAACTATGA
- a CDS encoding DUF1513 domain-containing protein translates to MATDPLRRRLLAAVPAAGLLLAAPPLRAAVAQSAPRLLTCWSDSAERPSAFHAGRPHAASSALALPARGHDIAWHPASDGSAVVAARRPGSFLVRWHVASGRELARFDADDDIRFEGHFAFSRDARLLFATATDLDSGDGRLGVHDARTLEQIALWEVGGIGPHAVALLADGRLAVANGGILTLPETGRVKRNLDSMDPSLALLDPAGGRLLSQHRLPDAFMSVRHVAQAADGTVGVALQNEGREPRPLFALLDGERLRYGEADDALLAACGTYAGDVAAVGGGFAVSCTRAGVTALWARDGRPLAVLPTPRVCALLPEGDVLLATGDGGDVWRVAPAGGGAPTLARWHFGVALDNHADAGRG, encoded by the coding sequence ATGGCGACTGATCCGCTGCGCCGCCGGCTGCTGGCGGCCGTGCCCGCCGCCGGCCTGCTGCTCGCCGCGCCGCCGCTGCGTGCGGCCGTGGCGCAATCCGCGCCCAGGCTCTTGACCTGCTGGAGCGATTCGGCCGAACGGCCGTCCGCCTTCCATGCCGGCCGCCCGCATGCCGCGAGTTCTGCCCTGGCGCTGCCCGCGCGCGGCCACGACATCGCCTGGCACCCGGCCAGCGACGGCAGCGCGGTGGTCGCGGCGCGGCGGCCGGGCAGCTTCCTGGTCCGCTGGCATGTGGCGAGCGGGCGGGAACTGGCGCGCTTCGACGCCGACGACGACATCCGCTTCGAGGGGCATTTCGCCTTCAGCCGCGACGCTCGCCTGCTCTTCGCCACCGCCACCGATCTCGACAGCGGCGACGGCCGGCTCGGTGTCCATGACGCACGCACGCTGGAACAGATTGCGTTGTGGGAGGTGGGCGGGATCGGCCCGCATGCGGTCGCGCTGCTCGCCGACGGCCGGCTCGCGGTGGCCAACGGCGGCATCCTGACGCTGCCCGAGACCGGGCGCGTCAAGCGCAATCTCGACAGCATGGACCCGTCGCTGGCGCTGCTCGATCCGGCCGGCGGGCGGCTGCTGTCGCAGCACCGGCTGCCGGATGCCTTCATGAGCGTGCGCCACGTCGCCCAGGCCGCCGACGGCACCGTCGGCGTCGCGCTGCAGAACGAAGGGCGCGAGCCGAGACCGCTGTTCGCCCTGCTCGACGGCGAGCGGCTGCGCTACGGCGAGGCCGACGACGCCCTGCTCGCCGCCTGCGGCACCTACGCCGGCGATGTCGCCGCGGTGGGCGGCGGTTTCGCGGTGAGCTGCACGCGCGCCGGCGTCACCGCGCTGTGGGCGCGGGACGGCCGGCCCCTCGCGGTGCTGCCCACGCCGCGGGTGTGCGCGCTGCTGCCCGAGGGCGATGTGCTGCTGGCCACCGGCGATGGCGGCGACGTGTGGCGGGTGGCGCCGGCCGGGGGCGGAGCGCCGACGCTGGCCCGCTGGCATTTCGGCGTCGCGCTCGACAACCATGCGGATGCCGGCAGGGGATGA
- a CDS encoding imelysin family protein: MKLRCLCIVPVLALGAACAYAAPPAPVVAPAQWMEGLARGYLQPAYADLSASSQALADAVHESCERRDAAATAQARRQWEEAALALRRVAALPLGPAMDSRLLRRVDFWPTRPAQIETTAAGFSPDAAARVGTTARGLPALEYLLFDRGRAALATDARACAYAEWVARDVADTVRPVAEAWPAWAQAVPDAGDEEQARMLTDGVNILIGSIDTLRLKYLEKPLRAKNAAPELDAWRSGRTRAHLAAYFAGVRAGLQGAGQAYGLTAVLRGRGLLELAGRVDARVAAAEGALAALPDDLASARGRAAAATAIDALGRLQAVLGNDVAGALKVSIGFGDNDGD; encoded by the coding sequence ATGAAGCTGCGCTGCCTGTGCATCGTTCCCGTCCTGGCGCTGGGCGCGGCCTGCGCCTACGCCGCGCCGCCGGCACCGGTGGTGGCGCCCGCGCAGTGGATGGAGGGTCTCGCCCGCGGTTACCTGCAGCCGGCGTATGCCGATCTGTCCGCAAGCTCGCAGGCGCTCGCCGACGCGGTGCACGAATCGTGCGAACGGCGCGACGCGGCCGCCACCGCCCAGGCGCGCCGGCAATGGGAGGAGGCCGCGCTGGCGCTGCGCCGCGTGGCGGCGCTGCCGCTGGGGCCGGCGATGGACAGCCGGTTGCTGCGCCGCGTCGACTTCTGGCCCACGCGGCCGGCGCAGATCGAAACCACCGCCGCCGGCTTCAGCCCGGATGCGGCCGCGCGCGTCGGCACCACCGCACGCGGCCTGCCGGCGCTGGAATACCTGTTGTTCGACCGCGGCCGCGCCGCGCTCGCCACCGACGCCAGGGCCTGCGCCTACGCGGAATGGGTGGCGCGCGACGTGGCCGACACCGTCCGCCCGGTGGCCGAAGCGTGGCCGGCGTGGGCGCAGGCAGTGCCCGATGCCGGAGACGAAGAGCAGGCGCGCATGCTGACCGATGGGGTGAACATCCTCATCGGCAGCATCGACACCCTGCGCCTCAAATACCTGGAAAAGCCGCTGCGCGCCAAGAATGCCGCGCCCGAGCTTGATGCCTGGCGCAGCGGCCGGACGCGCGCGCACCTGGCGGCCTACTTCGCCGGCGTGCGCGCCGGCCTGCAGGGTGCCGGGCAGGCGTACGGGCTCACCGCCGTGCTGCGCGGACGCGGCCTGCTGGAACTGGCCGGGCGGGTCGATGCCCGCGTGGCGGCGGCCGAGGGCGCGCTCGCCGCGCTGCCGGACGATCTCGCCTCCGCCCGCGGGCGTGCGGCAGCGGCCACCGCCATCGATGCGCTGGGCCGGCTGCAGGCGGTGCTCGGCAACGACGTCGCCGGTGCGCTGAAAGTGTCGATCGGCTTCGGAGACAACGATGGCGACTGA
- a CDS encoding di-heme oxidoreductase family protein, which produces MGSRLLQVAALAGAAFCLTGAAPLPGYEPGEELAGGDTTVNDFGRNAFSYPAANLSVERQTAFFIGNSFFKKNWVEAPASTTGRDGLGPHFITRSCAGCHAMDGRAAPPAVKAGASTEQPVGLLLRLSIPAAPGQDTGKDGVIPEPAYGGQLNNAAIAGIKPEAEVVIEYTEQPGRFADGTRYRLRRPAYRLRNLAYGPLHPGTLMSPRIAPQVIGLGLLEAIPEAGLLAIAERQAAAGQGVSGRPNRVWDASRQDWVIGRFGWKANVGSVAHQTGGAFNGDMGITSSMFPHEECTAAQTDCRERQQREAAWRSGRGEPTVDLDDRAFERTVFYTTTLAVPARRDPRDAQVLQGKGLFHAAGCAACHVPRHVTGDVPGLPELSRQTIYPYTDLLLHDMGEGLADHRPDFAADGREWRTPPLWGLGLVKTVNGHTFFLHDGRARNLMEAVLWHGGEAEAAKQAVLDMPKAGRAALIRFLESL; this is translated from the coding sequence ATGGGTTCCAGACTGCTTCAGGTTGCGGCGCTCGCGGGCGCCGCGTTTTGTTTGACCGGCGCCGCGCCGCTGCCCGGCTACGAGCCCGGCGAGGAACTCGCCGGCGGCGACACCACCGTCAACGATTTCGGGCGCAACGCCTTTTCCTATCCCGCCGCCAACCTGTCGGTCGAGCGGCAGACGGCATTCTTCATCGGCAACTCCTTCTTCAAGAAGAACTGGGTCGAGGCGCCGGCCTCCACCACCGGGCGCGACGGGCTCGGGCCGCATTTCATCACCCGTTCCTGTGCCGGCTGCCACGCCATGGACGGGCGCGCCGCGCCGCCCGCGGTGAAGGCGGGCGCCAGCACCGAACAGCCCGTCGGCCTGCTGCTGCGGCTGTCCATCCCGGCGGCGCCGGGCCAGGACACCGGCAAGGACGGCGTGATCCCCGAGCCGGCCTACGGCGGCCAGTTGAACAACGCCGCCATCGCCGGCATCAAGCCCGAGGCCGAGGTCGTCATCGAATACACCGAGCAGCCGGGCCGCTTCGCAGACGGCACGCGCTACCGCCTGCGCCGCCCGGCCTACCGGCTGCGCAACCTCGCCTACGGTCCGCTGCACCCCGGCACGCTGATGTCGCCGCGCATCGCGCCGCAGGTGATCGGGCTCGGACTGCTCGAAGCGATTCCCGAGGCCGGCCTGCTGGCGATCGCCGAGCGCCAGGCCGCGGCCGGGCAGGGCGTGTCCGGCCGCCCCAACCGCGTGTGGGACGCATCGCGCCAGGACTGGGTGATCGGCCGCTTCGGCTGGAAGGCCAACGTGGGCAGCGTCGCCCACCAGACGGGCGGTGCCTTCAACGGCGACATGGGCATCACCTCGTCGATGTTCCCGCACGAGGAATGCACCGCCGCGCAGACCGACTGCCGCGAGCGCCAGCAGCGCGAGGCGGCGTGGCGCAGCGGGCGCGGGGAACCCACCGTCGACCTGGACGACCGCGCCTTCGAACGCACCGTCTTCTACACCACCACGCTCGCCGTGCCGGCGCGCCGCGACCCGCGCGACGCGCAGGTACTGCAGGGCAAGGGGCTGTTCCACGCCGCCGGCTGTGCCGCTTGCCACGTGCCGCGCCACGTCACCGGCGACGTCCCCGGCCTGCCGGAACTGTCCCGCCAGACCATCTACCCCTACACCGACCTGCTGCTGCACGACATGGGCGAGGGGCTGGCCGACCACCGCCCGGACTTCGCCGCCGACGGCCGGGAATGGCGCACGCCGCCGCTGTGGGGGCTCGGCCTGGTGAAGACGGTCAACGGCCATACCTTCTTCCTGCACGACGGCCGCGCGCGCAACCTGATGGAAGCCGTGCTGTGGCACGGCGGCGAGGCGGAGGCGGCGAAGCAGGCCGTGCTGGACATGCCGAAGGCCGGGCGTGCTGCCCTGATCCGTTTCCTGGAGTCGCTGTGA
- a CDS encoding imelysin family protein, translating to MRLKFIAAGALAAACAFPAWADKGPAVTDVLAHYGELVHASYADSAAAARRLQAAVDAFVAAPGEAGLDEARKAWLAAREWYGQTEAFRFYGGPIDGKDGPEGRINGWPMDEAYVDSVQGHADAGIVNKRKIRLDARTLSGLNEKGGEENIATGWHAIEFLLWGQDLSADGPGKRVYTDFVDGSAPNADRRRQYLKVVTDLLVSDLAALEKAWAPQAKNYRAGFVKQPASLAKVISALGILSRAELAGERMEVALDSQSQEDEHSCFSDNTHRDIVANATGIRNVWRGEFLRADGSRLAGPSLRDLVAARDKAVADKVDAQMDVSVQAAQAVPAPFDQAILAGNPGRLKVEATVVALKAQTESLVEAARVLGIKRLNTALPE from the coding sequence ATGCGTCTGAAGTTCATCGCGGCCGGCGCGCTCGCCGCCGCTTGCGCCTTTCCTGCATGGGCCGACAAGGGGCCGGCCGTCACCGACGTGCTGGCACACTATGGCGAACTGGTGCATGCGAGCTATGCCGACAGTGCGGCCGCGGCGCGCAGGCTGCAGGCCGCGGTGGACGCCTTCGTCGCCGCGCCGGGCGAGGCCGGCCTCGACGAGGCGCGCAAGGCGTGGCTGGCGGCGCGCGAATGGTATGGCCAGACCGAGGCCTTCCGCTTCTATGGCGGCCCGATCGACGGCAAGGACGGCCCCGAAGGCCGCATCAACGGCTGGCCGATGGACGAAGCCTACGTGGATTCCGTGCAGGGCCATGCCGATGCCGGCATCGTCAACAAGCGCAAGATCCGCCTCGACGCGCGTACGCTGTCCGGCCTGAACGAGAAGGGCGGCGAAGAGAACATCGCCACCGGCTGGCATGCCATCGAATTCCTGCTGTGGGGGCAGGACCTCAGCGCCGACGGCCCCGGCAAGCGTGTCTACACCGATTTCGTGGACGGCTCGGCGCCCAACGCCGACCGCCGCCGGCAGTACCTGAAGGTCGTCACCGACCTGCTGGTTTCCGATCTCGCCGCGCTGGAGAAGGCGTGGGCGCCGCAGGCGAAGAACTACCGCGCCGGCTTCGTGAAGCAGCCGGCCAGTCTCGCCAAGGTGATCTCGGCGCTGGGCATCCTCAGCCGCGCCGAACTGGCCGGCGAGCGCATGGAAGTGGCGCTCGATTCGCAGAGCCAGGAAGACGAGCATTCGTGCTTCTCGGACAACACCCACCGCGACATCGTCGCCAACGCCACCGGCATTCGCAACGTGTGGCGCGGCGAATTCCTGCGCGCCGACGGCAGCCGCCTTGCCGGGCCGTCGCTGCGCGACCTGGTCGCCGCCAGGGACAAGGCGGTGGCGGACAAGGTGGATGCGCAGATGGATGTCAGCGTGCAGGCCGCGCAGGCGGTGCCGGCGCCCTTCGACCAGGCGATCCTCGCCGGCAATCCGGGCCGGCTCAAGGTCGAGGCGACCGTGGTGGCGCTGAAGGCGCAGACCGAAAGCCTCGTCGAGGCGGCGCGCGTGCTCGGCATCAAGCGCCTGAACACGGCCCTGCCGGAATAA
- the rpsD gene encoding 30S ribosomal protein S4 codes for MSRYTGPRLKVMRALGTELPGLSRKALGERNYPPGQHGQKPKRKSGFGVQLIEKQKLRFNYGLTESQIQRLFREAKRAKEPTGEKLLELLERRLDNFVFRAGFAPTAVAARQLVRHKHVLLNGRAVNIPSIRVRAGDRIALTDTGRKIPMAAESLAEPALARPEWLNFDEAGCAATVTRMPAADEVPFPIEVQHVVEYYAVRL; via the coding sequence GTGTCCCGTTACACCGGCCCCCGCCTGAAAGTGATGCGTGCCCTCGGCACGGAACTGCCCGGCCTGTCGCGCAAGGCGCTCGGCGAGCGCAACTATCCGCCCGGCCAGCACGGCCAGAAACCCAAGCGCAAGTCGGGCTTCGGCGTGCAACTGATCGAAAAGCAGAAGCTGCGCTTCAACTACGGCCTGACCGAAAGCCAGATCCAGCGCCTGTTCCGCGAAGCCAAGCGGGCCAAGGAGCCGACCGGCGAGAAGCTGCTCGAACTGCTCGAGCGACGTCTGGACAACTTCGTGTTCCGGGCGGGCTTCGCGCCCACCGCCGTGGCCGCCCGCCAACTGGTGCGCCACAAGCACGTGCTGCTGAACGGCAGGGCGGTGAACATCCCGTCGATCCGCGTGCGTGCGGGGGACCGCATCGCGCTGACCGACACGGGGCGGAAGATTCCGATGGCCGCCGAGTCGCTCGCCGAACCGGCGCTGGCGCGCCCGGAGTGGCTGAACTTCGACGAGGCCGGCTGCGCGGCCACCGTCACCCGCATGCCGGCGGCGGACGAAGTGCCGTTCCCGATCGAGGTCCAGCACGTCGTCGAATACTACGCGGTGCGGCTGTGA
- a CDS encoding AzlD domain-containing protein has translation MMEDVWLWITFGLLSLTTMLTRGSFILIGERGRLPPLVQRALRYAPAAALAALVVPDVLLEGERFVPFNPKLLAAVVVVAIALRTRNPWLPFILGMGVLIALRKGLGW, from the coding sequence ATGATGGAAGACGTGTGGCTGTGGATCACCTTCGGACTGCTGTCGCTGACGACCATGCTCACGCGCGGCAGCTTCATCCTGATCGGCGAGCGCGGGCGCCTGCCGCCCCTGGTGCAGCGCGCGCTGCGCTACGCCCCGGCGGCCGCGCTGGCGGCGCTGGTGGTGCCCGACGTGCTGCTCGAAGGGGAACGGTTCGTGCCCTTTAATCCCAAGCTGCTGGCGGCGGTGGTCGTGGTGGCGATCGCCCTGCGCACGCGCAACCCGTGGCTGCCGTTCATCCTCGGCATGGGCGTGCTGATCGCGCTGCGCAAGGGCCTGGGCTGGTAG
- a CDS encoding AzlC family ABC transporter permease: MDSPFRRGAREGMRAFLPISVGLMPWAVVTGIAMRSIGLSGLEAMGMSLLVFAATAQLGTLPLIAAGAPLWLIFVTGLVLNLRFLIFSAAIAPAFHDYSLARRLASSYLLTDGVFAVVSDKLLKSDDPQWRWGCYLAPSLYGFVLWQVCVLVGVLGAGAVPRDWSLEFMATIALMVMVVPMVRTRPMLLAALVGGLGAVFLRGLPLRLGLFAAIALGIGAGFAAEHWGERKARR, encoded by the coding sequence ATGGATTCCCCCTTTCGCCGCGGTGCCCGCGAGGGCATGCGCGCGTTCCTGCCGATCTCGGTCGGCCTGATGCCCTGGGCGGTGGTCACGGGCATCGCGATGCGCTCGATCGGGCTGTCCGGGCTCGAGGCGATGGGCATGAGCCTGCTCGTGTTCGCCGCCACCGCGCAGCTCGGCACCTTGCCGCTGATCGCCGCCGGCGCACCGCTGTGGCTGATCTTCGTGACCGGGCTGGTGCTGAACCTGCGCTTCCTGATCTTCAGCGCGGCGATCGCGCCCGCCTTCCATGACTATTCGCTGGCGCGCCGCCTGGCAAGCAGCTATCTGCTGACCGACGGCGTGTTCGCGGTGGTGTCCGACAAGCTGCTCAAGTCCGACGACCCGCAGTGGCGCTGGGGCTGCTACCTGGCGCCGTCGCTGTACGGCTTCGTGCTGTGGCAGGTGTGCGTGCTGGTCGGCGTGCTCGGCGCCGGCGCGGTGCCGCGTGACTGGTCGCTGGAGTTCATGGCGACGATCGCGCTGATGGTGATGGTCGTGCCGATGGTACGCACGCGCCCGATGCTGCTCGCCGCGCTGGTGGGCGGGCTGGGCGCGGTGTTCCTGCGCGGGCTGCCGCTGCGGCTGGGGCTGTTCGCGGCGATCGCGCTGGGCATCGGCGCGGGCTTCGCCGCCGAGCACTGGGGCGAAAGGAAGGCGCGCAGATGA